A genomic region of Caloenas nicobarica isolate bCalNic1 chromosome 9, bCalNic1.hap1, whole genome shotgun sequence contains the following coding sequences:
- the HERPUD1 gene encoding homocysteine-responsive endoplasmic reticulum-resident ubiquitin-like domain member 1 protein isoform X1, with protein sequence MEGPVSLLVRSPTQRHPDLRLRADPAWTVRRLKSELRRLVPDAPPEEDQKLIYSGKLLLDHHYLRELLPKDGELHALHLVYNFKTPANVQETSAEVKANPLKLSSEASQEPSVSSSNGERLRCSSGGQSSAEATNGLETTRHPFQSVASGFSAYTTYSMLQMSWFQQIYARQYYMQYLASAATSADPSHARRSQEIPVAPVTPPAPLPDPFPAQNQPGNQNAAAQVNAVANQNMQMNAQGGPLMEEEEGGGNRDWLDWLYSATLFYVFVNIIYFYSSVSRFLLVMGGTVLMYLQHVGWLPFRRRPGQPLPGNVPQAAENQDQNNNLQEGNVGRADESEASPDEGQVLQELHQANPSFMSTAWIFFKTFFASLLPEGPGVTRN encoded by the exons ATGGAGGGGCCCGTGTCGCTGCTCGTCCGGAGCCCCACGCAGCGGCACCCGGACCTGCGCCTCCGCGCCGACCCCGCATGGACCGTGCGCCGCCTCAAGTCCGAGCTGCGGCGCCTGGTTCCCGACGCTCCG ccTGAAGAGGACCAAAAGCTGATTTATTCAGGGAAGCTGTTGCTTGATCATCATTACCTGAGAGAGTTGCTGCCAAAG GATGGGGAGTTGCATGCTCTCCATTTGGTATACAACTTCAAGACTCCTGCAAACGTGCAAGAAACCAGTGCAGAG GTTAAAGCTAATCCACTGAAGTTATCGTCAGAAGCCAGTCAAGAACCATCTGTATCTTCCTCAAATGGTGAGAGACTGAGGTGCTCTTCTGGTGGCCAGTCTTCGGCAGAAGCCACTAATGG GCTGGAAACAACTCGGCATCCCTTCCAAAGCGTGGCTTCTGGCTTCTCTGCTTATACAACCTACAGCATGCTTCAGatgtcctggtttcagcagaTTTATGCAAGACAATATTACATGCAATA CTTGGCTTCTGCTGCTACATCTGCTGACCCATCCCATGCACGACGTTCTCAGGAGATACCAGTGGCACCAGTGAcacctccagctcctctcccagaCCCATTTCCTGCACAAAACCAGCCTGGAAACCAGAATGCTGCTGCCCAGGTTAACGCAGTGGCCAACCAGAACATGCAGATGAATGCCCAAGGGGGTCCCCtcatggaggaagaggagggaggtggCAATCGAGATTGGTTGGACTGGCTCTACTCAGCAACACTGTTCTACGTTTTTGTCAACATTATCTATTTCTACTCCAGTGTCAGCAGGTTCCTCCTGGTTATGGGTGGCACTGTTCTGATGTATCT GCAGCATGTTGGATGGCTTCCATTTAGACGAAGACCAGGTCAGCCCTTGCCAGGCAATGTTCCTCAAGCTGCTGAAAACCAGGACCAGAACAATAACTTACAG GAGGGAAATGTGGGCAGAGCAGATGAATCTGAGGCATCTCCTGATGAGGGACAAGTTTTACAAGAACTGCATCAGGCAAACCCTTCATTTATGAGCACAGCgtggatttttttcaagactTTCTTTGCATCCCTCCTTCCAGAAGGGCCTGGAGTGACCCGCAACTGA
- the HERPUD1 gene encoding homocysteine-responsive endoplasmic reticulum-resident ubiquitin-like domain member 1 protein isoform X2, with translation MEGPVSLLVRSPTQRHPDLRLRADPAWTVRRLKSELRRLVPDAPPEEDQKLIYSGKLLLDHHYLRELLPKDGELHALHLVYNFKTPANVQETSAEVKANPLKLSSEASQEPSVSSSNGERLRCSSGGQSSAEATNGLASAATSADPSHARRSQEIPVAPVTPPAPLPDPFPAQNQPGNQNAAAQVNAVANQNMQMNAQGGPLMEEEEGGGNRDWLDWLYSATLFYVFVNIIYFYSSVSRFLLVMGGTVLMYLQHVGWLPFRRRPGQPLPGNVPQAAENQDQNNNLQEGNVGRADESEASPDEGQVLQELHQANPSFMSTAWIFFKTFFASLLPEGPGVTRN, from the exons ATGGAGGGGCCCGTGTCGCTGCTCGTCCGGAGCCCCACGCAGCGGCACCCGGACCTGCGCCTCCGCGCCGACCCCGCATGGACCGTGCGCCGCCTCAAGTCCGAGCTGCGGCGCCTGGTTCCCGACGCTCCG ccTGAAGAGGACCAAAAGCTGATTTATTCAGGGAAGCTGTTGCTTGATCATCATTACCTGAGAGAGTTGCTGCCAAAG GATGGGGAGTTGCATGCTCTCCATTTGGTATACAACTTCAAGACTCCTGCAAACGTGCAAGAAACCAGTGCAGAG GTTAAAGCTAATCCACTGAAGTTATCGTCAGAAGCCAGTCAAGAACCATCTGTATCTTCCTCAAATGGTGAGAGACTGAGGTGCTCTTCTGGTGGCCAGTCTTCGGCAGAAGCCACTAATGG CTTGGCTTCTGCTGCTACATCTGCTGACCCATCCCATGCACGACGTTCTCAGGAGATACCAGTGGCACCAGTGAcacctccagctcctctcccagaCCCATTTCCTGCACAAAACCAGCCTGGAAACCAGAATGCTGCTGCCCAGGTTAACGCAGTGGCCAACCAGAACATGCAGATGAATGCCCAAGGGGGTCCCCtcatggaggaagaggagggaggtggCAATCGAGATTGGTTGGACTGGCTCTACTCAGCAACACTGTTCTACGTTTTTGTCAACATTATCTATTTCTACTCCAGTGTCAGCAGGTTCCTCCTGGTTATGGGTGGCACTGTTCTGATGTATCT GCAGCATGTTGGATGGCTTCCATTTAGACGAAGACCAGGTCAGCCCTTGCCAGGCAATGTTCCTCAAGCTGCTGAAAACCAGGACCAGAACAATAACTTACAG GAGGGAAATGTGGGCAGAGCAGATGAATCTGAGGCATCTCCTGATGAGGGACAAGTTTTACAAGAACTGCATCAGGCAAACCCTTCATTTATGAGCACAGCgtggatttttttcaagactTTCTTTGCATCCCTCCTTCCAGAAGGGCCTGGAGTGACCCGCAACTGA
- the PARD6A gene encoding partitioning defective 6 homolog alpha — protein sequence MAKHHRTPARSAEPVIEVKSKFDAEFRRFAMKRSGAGSFQDFYRLLQTVHQIPRVDVLLGYTDIHGDLLPINNDDNYHKALSSANPLLRVIIQKKAESDASVFASNSLQRKKKGLLRPTHYRAKPHLLIGMPQDFRQISSIIDVDILPETHRRVRLHKHGSDKPLGFYIRDGVSVRVAPQGVEKVPGIFISRLVKGGLAESTGLLAVSDEILEVNGIDVAGKSLDQVTDMMVANSHNLIITVKPANQRNNVIRSSKASGSSGMSTDSTPSQQTPSPASQYLSNYSTAESDEEGDLVIESDSASHYIPGGCPNGGPADGRLQRSLSPHSSRGSLQSLGSHDGSPGRGSGREDGTLLTL from the exons ATGGCCAAGCATCACCGCACGCCGGCGCGCTCCGCCGAGCCCGTCATCGAGGTCAAGAGCAAG tTTGATGCCGAATTTCGCCGCTTTGCCATGAAACGCTCTGGTGCAGGCAGCTTCCAGGACTTCTACCGCTTGCTGCAGACGGTGCACCAGATCCCACGGGTGGACGTGCTCCTGGGCTACACGGACATCCATGGTGACCTCCTGCCCATCAACAACGATGACAACTACCACAAAGCCCTGTCCTCCGCCAACCCCCTCCTCAGGGTCATCATCCAGAAGAAGG CAGAGTCTGATGCCAGCGTCTTTGCCTCGAACTCCTTGCAGCGGAAGAAGAAGGGGCTACTGCGCCCCACGCACTACCGAGCCAAGCCTCACCTCCTCATCGGGATGCCCCAGGACTTCCGCCAGATCTCCTCCATCATCGACGTGGACATCCTGCCCGAGACCCACCGCCGTGTGCGGCTCCACAAGCACGGCTCCGACAAGCCGCTGGGCTTCTACATCCGCGACGGCGTTAGCGTGCGCGTGGCCCCGCAGGGCGTCGAGAAGGTGCCCGGCATCTTCATCTCCCGCCTGGTGAAGGGCGGCTTGGCTGAGAGCACGGGGCTGCTGGCGGTGAGCGACGAGATCCTGGAGGTCAATGGCATCGACGTGGCTGGCAAGTCCTTGGACCAGGTGACAGACATGATGGTGGCCAACAGCCACAACCTCATCATCACCGTCAAGCCGGCCAACCAGCGCAACAACGTCATCCGCAGCAGCAAGGCCTCGGGCAGCTCGGGCATGTCCACGGACAGCACCCCCAGCCAGCAGACCCCCAGCCCGGCCTCGCAGTACCTGAGCAACTACAGCACGGCCGAGAGCGACGAGGAGGGCGACCTGGTCATCGAGAGCGACAGCGCGTCCCACTACATCCCCGGGGGCTGCCCCAACGGGGGCCCTGCGGACGGACGCCTCCAGCGGAGCCTGTCCCCGCACAGCTCGCGGGGCTCCCTGCAGTCCCTTGGCAGCCACGATGGCAGCCCAggccggggcagcgggcggGAGGACGGCACCCTGCTCACTCTATAG